The stretch of DNA CCTGCGAAAGCAGGAATCCACTTAAATATTAGAATTTTTATCGCTACTTTCCTTATTCAAATATAGAAGTTTTAGTATAGATATTGTTATGCATAAAGTACTTTGCAAACTAGTAGATTCATGCCTTCATAGGAATCTACTGTATGTACACGTACACTGCTATTGAACAATAAAAGTTGGACACAACTATCACGGGTTTTTCCTGCCATGCAATAAGCGTGGACTAATTAATCTGTCTATTGATAGACTTCAAGCCCATAAAGGCTAGGATTCATGTAAATTTGTGTCATTCGTGTCTTTTTTAAGATGATGTGTACACACAATAGTTTGCAGGATGACAAAGCAATATTTATCAAACAATGAGGGGCATATTAAAACTATCTTGAACTCAAACTAAATTACATACAACTTGACTACTTGTGCAAAAGCAATAACAATTAATAAAACACCAGTAACTTTATTGATAATAAGGGAGATATTCTGAACCTTACTTTTAATTAATAAGCTAAATCTACTATAAGAATAAAGGGTAAGTAATTTGCCTATATACACTCCACCAAAGAATAAAAATAATACAGAAAGTGATGACTGCAATGATAGCATGATGTCATTGTTATTTATAATACCAAAAGCGATGACCCAGTAGATTAAAACGGGAGGGTTTAATATGCCAAGAAAAAAACCAGTTGCATATTTTGATTGCGTTATGTTTCTTTTTTTAGGTTTTTTTTCAGATTGTTTTTTAAAGATTAAATAGGTGCCTGCAATAAGTAAAAGAAAAGCAACCATTATTTGTACCCATAAGTTATTATTAAAAAAATCTTTCACAAGCACATTGCAATGTAGTGCGTAATATGATAGCATGACTTCTGCAACTCCAGCTGCGATAGCAATTTTAAAAGCTTTCTTTGCGTTTTGTTTTAAGGTTGTGTTAATAACCGCAATGTTAGAAGCGCCTAAAGGAAGTGCGCCAAGAATCGCTGCCAAAATGCCAATTAATAAATAAACTAAAACCATAAGCCTTTTGTAGTAAATAGACTTGAAAGCTTACATATATACCATTTACCAATTGAAATTACCTTAATAAAACGCCCTTTTTCCTTTCTACTTCATTAAAAAAAGAAACCATAAACTGAGGCTATGCTTTATTTTTGTAATTCGCATAAAGAAAAAACCATCATTTTCTTTTATGGTAATTTCAATTAATAACTGGTATAAGTTTTGGTATAATGAATTCAATAAAAAAAGCCGCATTTGTTGTAAAAGATAAATGCGGCTTTTTTTATTGGTTAGTAATGCTAAATATCTTCTTGGTCTCTTAAGTTTTGAATGTACGCAGCTTTTTGAACTTCACGACGCCTCTTAACAGATGGTTTTGTGAAAAATTGACCATCTCTCAAGTTTTGCATAACTTTGATGTTTCTGTGTTTTCTTTTGTAGCGTTTTAAGGCACGCTCTATATTTTCACCATCTTTAATAATAATCTTTAGCATATACAATTTTTAAATTTATTCGTTTTAGGGTTATCCTAAATACGTTGCCCTTTTTTAAATTAGTATCCTAATAAAAAAGGATTTATTTAAAATAACTGTGCAAAAATACGATTTTATTTTTTTGTATCAGTCTTTTTTCTTCTTACCTCCTAATAAACCGCCAAGAACATTCTTTACAGTGGTTTCTGTTGCGTTTGTTTTAGTAGAATCCGTTTGTTTTTTATCGTTTCCAATAATGCCTCCTAAAACATCTTTAACTGATTTGTTTTGCTCCTTTTTTATGGAATCAGTTTTGCTTTTATTGCCGCCAATAACATCACTAATTAAGTCTGTTACTTTGCCTTTACCTTGATTAAGTAATTTTTGTTTCTCAATTTCGATGAGTTGATTTGTCAGGTTCTTAACACCACTTGTTAAATCAGTTTTTACAGAGGGGAGTATATAGGTTCCACCAATGTTTGCGGTAACAGGAATACTTATGTTTTTTGCTTCCTCGTTATTAATTTTGCCAAGTAATTGATTAACATCACTTCCTAAATACTTCGCTGGCACATTGAAAACGGCACTGTAATCCAAATTTTTATCAAAACCATGAGAACCAGAAACATCTATAGTAATATCTTCGTATGTTAATTGAAAAGGTTTTACGTTCACTTTTCCATTAGCGAATTCTAATTTTGTTTTAAGGTCTTTCAAATCTAATTTATCAAAATCTATAAAACTTAAAGAACCTTCTAATTTGCTAAATAATTCACCTTGATCTGCGTTTACTTTAGTAGCCAATAATTCAGTAAGGGCATCACCGGAAAGACTACTTAATTTTGGAAAGAGCTCGTCATCTAAATCGCCCGCTAAATTTATATTGGTATTTAGTTTTCCTTGAATTAGCTTAGCAATAGGCGCTAAGTTTCTTAATAGTTCTAAATCTTTAAAAGATTGAGAAATATCAAAGCCATCTGCACCTAAATTTAAATTGAAGGTAGGTGTTTCATTTTTTGTAGAAATGTCACCCGAAATAGCCAAAGTACCATCAAATATATGGGAGGTCATGTCTTTAAGCGTCACTTTTTGATCTTTAATTATAAGCGTGCCTTTTACGTCTTTCAAATTTAGATTGTCATAAACGACCGTTTTTGCATTGGCATTAATAGTGCAATCTAAAAAATCCGGAATTTTCAATGATTCCGTATCTTGGGTTATATCACTGGTGTCTGAGGCGTTATCTTCTTCAGACATAAAATCATTTACTTTAAAAAAAGTAGAATTCAAATTAAAGTAACCCTGTAATGTGTTATCACTTAATAAAAAACCTAGTAAATTTTTAATGGTTCCTGTAGCATTCAAATCACTATGACCTGTTCTGGCTTTAAAATTACTAAGTGATACGGTCTCAGGGTTAAAAGTCATATTCGCTTCAGAAATATGAATTGGATTAACCATGTCTTCTGAAGAAAATACAAAATCACTAATGCTCGCAGAGCCATTATTTTTTATGCGTTCGTAAGCATTTGTTTCAATGGCTTTCATGTCGAAAGCCGTATTTATAGTTCCTTTTAGAGTGCCTGTTAAAGTGTTTTCCAATTCAACGGGATACACTTTTGTTAGGTTTGCTAAATTTAAAATACCATCAATATTGGCATTTACCAACATATTTTGCGTCATATTTTTTAAAGTGGCAGACGATCTAAATACATCGCTATCAATTCTAAAATTCAGTGCTTTTATATCAATATAAGTATCATCAACATTTCCAGTAGTATTTTTTATAGCTGTATTTATGGTAATGTTTTCCACGCGTTTTGGTAAATCGGGGTATTTAAAAGAGGCATTGTTTGATGTGATGCTAATATCTAAATTAGGAATAGTTTTTTCTGAGCTTATGCCTTTAATAATACCTTTAACTTCAAAATCACCAGTAGTTTGAACGCCCTCAATATTTTTTGAATACGCTTCAGGAATTAACGCTAAGAAATTTTTAAAAGATGTTTCCGGGTTTTTGAAAGTAATGTCGATCTCTTGACTGTTTTCTAATTGCTGTACATAACCATGAAACTCTAAAGGCAGCTTATTTATATAACCTTTATTTTCTTTAAAGGTGTATTTGCTATTAGCCAGATCTAATCCTATTATGGCATCTAGTTTAATAGGATTGTTACTTAAATAAGCACTACTATCTATAGTGAAACTAATATTTGCCTCGGTTTTCGTATCTAGTTCAGAGGTTTCTGCAGAAAAGATACCTCTACCTTCATGATTAAGTTCTGATATATAAATGGTGGTTTTAGATGCGTCATCTATATATGCTAAAGCACTATTGTTGATGCTGTAATTTTCAATATCAAAAGAAAAACTACTAGTTTCTGTTTCCGTCGAAACATGCTCTTTATCTTTTTTAGCAATATCAAAATTGGTATTACCAAACTTATCTGTTTTAAGAGTTAATAAGGTTTCATCTACAGTAATAGAATTTATAACAATAGGATCTTCGCCTGTTGTTTTAAATAATTCTTTAACCGACATAGTAAGTGCAATGTTCTTAGAGGTTACAAATGTTTCACCTTTAAAGGGTTCGAAATTGGTTATAACCAAATCGTTTACTGAGACATGTGCTTGGGGAAAGCTTTTTATAAAACTTAAACTTACGTCGCTAAATTCTACTTGGGCATTCAGGTTTTCATTTATAAATTGTTTCACCATATCTTTTATTTGTCCTTTAAAAGCAAAAGGAATAGCTATTAAAAGAACTAGTATGATGAGCAAAGTAATGCCTGATATTTTTAAAGCTTTTTTCATTTCGTAGGTTTTTTTCGTTTCTAATTATTAATTAAAAATAGGTTTAATGGGCTGCTATATAATAATATATAAATAACGTATGAATATACGTAAAAATGATGTTAAAAAGATGATACTTATTTTTATTTAATGTTAATTTTCGTTGGAACTATAAAATTGATATTATTTTTAAATGCAGTTTCATAAGCCCTTTTTATAAGATGCAAATGGGTAAAATAGGTTGCGTAATATGTATAAAAAAAATACTATTATCGTGGCTTACTTTTAATCGTCATTTCAAATGAGAAATGGTATTATTAGTTAACTTTTATAAAACCTTAAAGCAAATCAATTTCTTCGTTCACTTTTAAGTTGAAACGTTTTCTGAATAAATAAACACCTAAATATAAAAGTGGGGTATCGCAAGCTGCAACAAAAACTTTAAATAAAAACCCACTAATTAATAAGCCTTTAAAATTTGACCAATCAATAATGCCAAATGAGCATAATAAAGTAACAATTGTAAAAGTGTCAACAAATTGCGAGAACCATGTAGAAAAGTTATTTCGTAGCCAAAGGTGTTTGCCTTTGGTGAGTCGTTTCCAGAAATGGTAAATCTGAATATCTACAAACTGTGCAAATAAATAGGTGAGCATACTTGCAAATACAGCAATGATAGAATTACCAAACACTGTTTTAAACATATCGTCTTTAACGTAAGACCAGGGTGTTGCCGGAACAAGGTCTGCAACCAGGATTATTAAAAGCGAAAAAAGCGAAGCGAAAATACCAGTCACCACCACATCGTTAGCGCGCTTTTTACCATAAATTTCACTAATTAAATCGGTAATTAAAAAGGTAATAGGATAAGGTAATATGCCAACAGAGATTTCAAAAAGTTTGCTTCCAAAAATCTCAACATCAAGCGGATACCAATAAAAAAACTTCTGAAAAATGAGGTTAGACACCACTAACGATGTTATAAATAAAGCTCCAAGAAGTATGTAAATACGCTGGGCAGCAAGTTTGTCTCTTAATGTCATAAATTTGTTAATAAATATTACTTTGTCAGTTCGAGTGATGCGACGCAGGAGCATTGTATCGAGAACTAAAGTTTGTTAAATTTCTTTTTAGCTAAATTAGGAAGCTTTTCAAACTCATTTTTAATTAAAGCCTCTTTTTTAACTCTGGACCACTTTTTAATTTGCTTTTCAGTTTGTATTGCTAAATCAACATTTGTGAATTCTGCATAAAACTCTAAATCTATTGGCCTACGTTTATAAGTATAACTATCTATATGTTTTCCAGCTTTATGCTCTATTATTCGTTTCGTTAAATTAGATGTTATACCAGTATAATAGCTATTGTCGGAACATTTTAAGATATAGACATAATAAATTTTCATATTTATCGTAAAAAGCTTCTCGATACAATTTTTCTTCATTTAGTTTCGAAAAATCACTCGAAGTGACATGCTAACTTAGTTCATGTCTATTTTGAGCGTTGCGAAACTTTTGAACTACATCAAGACAATTTGTGAATAAATCCTTAGAGTAAATATAAACGAATAAAAATTGTTTTAGTTATTTTGCCAATACTTATGATAAAACCACAAACATTTCATATCGCTTTAGGAAGTAATAAAGGAGATAAATTTAAAAATCTCCAAAATGCGGTCGATTTGATACATGTTAGAGCTGGTAACATAAAACTGATTTCTAAAGTCTATAAATCACCCGCCTTTGGGTTTGAAAGTGACGATTTTTTTAATACTTGTTTGGTTTTAGAAAGTTATTTAGAACCTCAAAAACTACTTCAAACTTTATTAAATATCGAAACTGATTTAGGACGCATTAGAAGATCGAAAGATTACGAAGCACGCATTATAGATTTGGATATTGTTTTTGCTGAAGACCGTATTATTGAAACTAAAACGCTTCAAGTACCGCATCCAGAAATGGAGAAACGTAAGTTTGTACTATTACCGCTTAATGATGTAGCGTCTAAAATTAGGCACCCCAAACTTGATAAGGAAGTATCCGTTTTGTTGGCTGAATGTGAAGATGAGAGTGTTTTAGAACCTGTTAGTATTTGGTTGAAAAACCCAAGGAAAGCCTTTGATTTTTCAAAGTATAATTACATTGCCGTTGAAGGTAATATTGGTGCAGGGAAAACTAGTTTAGCAAATAAAATAGCTCACGATTATAATGCGAAACTTATTTTAGAGCGTTTTGCTGATAATCCCTTTTTACCTAAATTTTACGAAGATACTGCTCGTTATGCCTTTCCTTTAGAAATGTCTTTTTTAGCAGATCGCTACCAACAAATATCAGATGATTTATCGCAGCTCGATTTGTTCAAAGATTTTATTGTGAGTGATTACGATGTGTTTAAATCACTTATTTTTTCAAAAATCACCTTGCAAGAAGATGAGTTTAAGCTGTATAGAAAGTTATTTTATTTAATGTATAAAGAAATTGCAAAACCCGATATGTATGTCTATTTATATCAAAACACTGAGCGTTTACGGCATAATATAAAAAAGCGAGGGCGCGATTACGAACAAAATATTGATGATGACTATTTGGAAAAAATTAATGCAGGCTATTTAGGGTTTTTAAAATCTCAAACTGATTTTAACGTTAAGATTATTGATGTTTCTGACAGGGATTTTGTGGAGAATCGAGCGGATTATTTATGGGTTTTAGGTGAGATTTGTAAGTGATTTTATAGAATAATAAAAACGATATTTTGTTAATTACTATATTAACTAACTAAAATTATACTCTAGCAGTCACTTCTAAAAAAATAAGCCTGAATTATAGTATAATGCTAACTTGAACTTTGAGGTTTGTCATTTATAATTTACATTATTTAATAAGTTATAAAAAAGATAAAAATACATCTTTCTTTTGTTAAGTATTTTGTTTTTAGTGTTTTATGGTTGTTTTTGTTTGTGTTGATGTATAAAAAAATGTTAAAGCGTATTTTTTAATATTATAAACTATATATTTTTGACTTAAATATTTAAACACAAAAAATGAAAAAAATAATTATTCCTTTACTTATGT from Flavivirga spongiicola encodes:
- a CDS encoding LysE family transporter, with protein sequence MVLVYLLIGILAAILGALPLGASNIAVINTTLKQNAKKAFKIAIAAGVAEVMLSYYALHCNVLVKDFFNNNLWVQIMVAFLLLIAGTYLIFKKQSEKKPKKRNITQSKYATGFFLGILNPPVLIYWVIAFGIINNNDIMLSLQSSLSVLFLFFGGVYIGKLLTLYSYSRFSLLIKSKVQNISLIINKVTGVLLIVIAFAQVVKLYVI
- the rpsU gene encoding 30S ribosomal protein S21, with the protein product MLKIIIKDGENIERALKRYKRKHRNIKVMQNLRDGQFFTKPSVKRRREVQKAAYIQNLRDQEDI
- a CDS encoding AsmA family protein → MKKALKISGITLLIILVLLIAIPFAFKGQIKDMVKQFINENLNAQVEFSDVSLSFIKSFPQAHVSVNDLVITNFEPFKGETFVTSKNIALTMSVKELFKTTGEDPIVINSITVDETLLTLKTDKFGNTNFDIAKKDKEHVSTETETSSFSFDIENYSINNSALAYIDDASKTTIYISELNHEGRGIFSAETSELDTKTEANISFTIDSSAYLSNNPIKLDAIIGLDLANSKYTFKENKGYINKLPLEFHGYVQQLENSQEIDITFKNPETSFKNFLALIPEAYSKNIEGVQTTGDFEVKGIIKGISSEKTIPNLDISITSNNASFKYPDLPKRVENITINTAIKNTTGNVDDTYIDIKALNFRIDSDVFRSSATLKNMTQNMLVNANIDGILNLANLTKVYPVELENTLTGTLKGTINTAFDMKAIETNAYERIKNNGSASISDFVFSSEDMVNPIHISEANMTFNPETVSLSNFKARTGHSDLNATGTIKNLLGFLLSDNTLQGYFNLNSTFFKVNDFMSEEDNASDTSDITQDTESLKIPDFLDCTINANAKTVVYDNLNLKDVKGTLIIKDQKVTLKDMTSHIFDGTLAISGDISTKNETPTFNLNLGADGFDISQSFKDLELLRNLAPIAKLIQGKLNTNINLAGDLDDELFPKLSSLSGDALTELLATKVNADQGELFSKLEGSLSFIDFDKLDLKDLKTKLEFANGKVNVKPFQLTYEDITIDVSGSHGFDKNLDYSAVFNVPAKYLGSDVNQLLGKINNEEAKNISIPVTANIGGTYILPSVKTDLTSGVKNLTNQLIEIEKQKLLNQGKGKVTDLISDVIGGNKSKTDSIKKEQNKSVKDVLGGIIGNDKKQTDSTKTNATETTVKNVLGGLLGGKKKKD
- a CDS encoding queuosine precursor transporter, which gives rise to MTLRDKLAAQRIYILLGALFITSLVVSNLIFQKFFYWYPLDVEIFGSKLFEISVGILPYPITFLITDLISEIYGKKRANDVVVTGIFASLFSLLIILVADLVPATPWSYVKDDMFKTVFGNSIIAVFASMLTYLFAQFVDIQIYHFWKRLTKGKHLWLRNNFSTWFSQFVDTFTIVTLLCSFGIIDWSNFKGLLISGFLFKVFVAACDTPLLYLGVYLFRKRFNLKVNEEIDLL
- a CDS encoding GIY-YIG nuclease family protein, whose amino-acid sequence is MKIYYVYILKCSDNSYYTGITSNLTKRIIEHKAGKHIDSYTYKRRPIDLEFYAEFTNVDLAIQTEKQIKKWSRVKKEALIKNEFEKLPNLAKKKFNKL
- the folK gene encoding 2-amino-4-hydroxy-6-hydroxymethyldihydropteridine diphosphokinase, whose protein sequence is MIKPQTFHIALGSNKGDKFKNLQNAVDLIHVRAGNIKLISKVYKSPAFGFESDDFFNTCLVLESYLEPQKLLQTLLNIETDLGRIRRSKDYEARIIDLDIVFAEDRIIETKTLQVPHPEMEKRKFVLLPLNDVASKIRHPKLDKEVSVLLAECEDESVLEPVSIWLKNPRKAFDFSKYNYIAVEGNIGAGKTSLANKIAHDYNAKLILERFADNPFLPKFYEDTARYAFPLEMSFLADRYQQISDDLSQLDLFKDFIVSDYDVFKSLIFSKITLQEDEFKLYRKLFYLMYKEIAKPDMYVYLYQNTERLRHNIKKRGRDYEQNIDDDYLEKINAGYLGFLKSQTDFNVKIIDVSDRDFVENRADYLWVLGEICK